CTTTTCACCGTTCAGAAACCCTTAAGAGGACTTTTTCAAATCTTACGCCCGGTGAAGCATATGGATGTCGAAGCGGCCCTTGAAAAGTTTCACTCGCTCAAAGTCTCTGAGATAATGCCTAGGCTCGATACAATGCCCATCGTAACCGCTGATTCTGACCTCCTCAACGTCCTCAAGCTCCTTAGGACGAGGCACCACGTCTGGGTCGTGAAGGACAGGGAGAGTATGAAGCTCGTCGGAGTCATCCGCTACATGGACGTCATTGACATTCTTCTCCCACCAGAGTCTCACAGGTTCAAGCTCGGAATGACGAGCAGAAGCATGAGGTCCCTTCTCGGCGGTGCGACCAAGGCTGAGGACGTCGCAGACAGGCACCCTCTAACGATTGAGGAAGAGGCAACGGTTCTCGATGCACTCATCAAGATGAGGCGCTACAAGGCCCAAGTTCTGGCAGTGGTCGAAGGAGAGAGGCTGGTCGGCGAGATAAGCCTGAGAATTCTGATAGACGAGTTCCTCAGGCTGCTCAGGGTGGGTGGTGCCCAATGGAAGGGGTAGCGTGGCTTCTAGCAACTATAGGCATCGCCCTAATCCTGGCCAAAATCGGCGACAGCATAATAGAGCGCTTTGAGCTCCCCGGAGTCCTCGGCGAACTTATAATGGGTATGATCCTCGGCAACCTCGTTTACTTCGGTTACGTTGCTCCCGATTATCTGCCCATTGTCAGCGGAATGGGCTATGAGTCCGTCTTAAATCAGATCGCTGAGTTTCTGGCGAAGCTCGGCATAATCTTCCTGCTCTTCTTAGGCGCTCTTGACGCGGACATAGAACAGCTCAAGAAGACTGGCCTCACGGCGACGGTTTCCACCGTTCTCGGAGTCTTCGTTCCGCTCGTTCTTGGCTGGTGGGCGCTCATGGCAATGGGCTACCCGAGCAGGGAGGCCTTCGCCGGCGGCGTCCTTCTGACAGCCACGAGCATAGGACTGACAGTGAGGGTCATGATGGATCTCGGCGTTCTGAGGAGCGAGGTCGGGGCAGCTTCCCTCAGCGCGAGCGTCATGGACGACTTCCTGGGCATAGCACTCATTATCTTTGCAGTTGGTACTGGAAGTCTCTTCGAGCTGAGCATTAAGATAGTTGCCTTCTTCATCATAACGGGCGTTCTTGGATGGTACTTCATCGACCACTACATCAGGTTCG
This sequence is a window from Thermococcus kodakarensis KOD1. Protein-coding genes within it:
- a CDS encoding CBS domain-containing protein, whose protein sequence is MDVEAALEKFHSLKVSEIMPRLDTMPIVTADSDLLNVLKLLRTRHHVWVVKDRESMKLVGVIRYMDVIDILLPPESHRFKLGMTSRSMRSLLGGATKAEDVADRHPLTIEEEATVLDALIKMRRYKAQVLAVVEGERLVGEISLRILIDEFLRLLRVGGAQWKG